The Xyrauchen texanus isolate HMW12.3.18 chromosome 13, RBS_HiC_50CHRs, whole genome shotgun sequence genome contains the following window.
actttcactctctctcattGTGTCagatgttttgttcatttacatcaTGCAACATGTTTGTTCCTGTTAGTCTCTGGAGGAAGGATAGAAATGTCCCAGTCTCTATTGCACACAATGTCATTGTTTTGAATAAAGCCACACCCTGACTGAGCGCAcacactcaaaataaaaaaaataaataaaaatgtgctcgTTCTATGCAAGCAAACATAAACGGGTGCATTAGGGATCGAGGGGGAAGTTTTAAAGAGAAAATTGCCAAAAATTTGGGAGCAAACACAGAGTTCCCCGCAGTAGCAGTGGGATCATGAAATATTAGTGAGTTCATGAAGTGAGCAGCTGTTGTTTCGGTTTGTTGCATAAGCTGTGGAATTCTATGTTCCAGGTGGTCACAGACTTGTACCATTGAAAGCGTCCCACAGACATTTAATGCGATTCACAAACTAATAACTTGGCATAAAATAATTTCCAGTAAGTTGTACTTAATTACAGCAAGGCTGTGATTCCGCTGTAGGTAATCTAAAATGGAATATTACAATAGCCATCATGCTTTTGTAGAGTAGAGTTTGATCAAtattggattttgcagatactgataactaaggtgacagaaaaggcagataactgatGAGTCGACCgacagtttttaaaattgatttctaGAATGttaaaactattttctttttctttcgttACTCCGAGCACAGAAATGGAGGCTGCAagagttaaaaataaatacaaatcccaGATGGCGTTTGTTCAACCAAATCACAATAATAATCAGAAACATATAGGATTGTTCACATAATGCGTGGCTTTAAGCTAGCCTGAAAATCACTGGGGAAATtagttacaatgctctatattgaaatatttacaaaattaagATTGTTATAACCTATTAACCAGATCaaggttttttattattaaaatatgaagtTTGAGACAAGATGTATGTGCTGACAGTGCATGTATTCATATAATTAGGGGTGCACCGATCAATCTGCCACTGATCTTCATCTTAAATCTGTGATAGGCCGGTTGTGCCTAGATTCAGGGCCAATCTTTTTTTGCAGCACGTAGGGAATCACATATACACTCCTTCACTAATAAACGAGTGCTTGCTCCGCCCTTTAAGCATACCGTGTGGAGCGATTATTCATGTTTTACACTACACACCGCATGTGTAGTGGTAAATGCACTCATTTGATAACACGAACGTCAGGAAAAAATACGCACTGCCTCGGTCCTGCTtcagcgtgcagtgtaaaagggTCGATAGACTGTTAGAGTGATCATGATTGCTTTTAGCTGAACTTTCTTCAACATGCACGCTCTCCAGGTGCTCTATATCTCATCTGTCACTCATCCCAGCACTATTCTGTGAGgaacttaatttaaattatattaatgttggtcaataccactaataatagtAGTTTCATTTTAACCTTAACGGCACCACGTCTTCATGCAGTTGCTTAATAATTTATGATTTGTGCTACAACAAAAAGCCAAAGGTGGTAATCAAATCACAGATACTAATGATTTCTCACCTGAgcatttttggagcttgtaaTTGATATAggattcttatttttttaatgctgctCTGCTGTTTGTGATGCTCTCAGTTTTTATTGGTATGACATTTttatagtgacaacagaacttttcaaacctgttttcaatacaaatttaACTTGCTTATAactcttatttttaaaaatcGTTTATGCATATCTCCAGAGCCTAACATTTAAGGATTAAGAAAAAACtattggcatagatttttgcagataaccccgatggttccaaaaagcaactatctgcattgattaatctgtaaaactggtATATCGGTCTTcccctattttatatattttaacaattatttaCTATTGAGAAACTTGCAATTTAGTCACAATATGTTCAGTAATTTTGCTCCTCTAATGAACATAGTTTCATACAAAGCCAAAGCAGAATCAAGCGTTGCATGTATCTGCAACTAATGTAATAACTAATAACGCACAGACTGTCTGGAACACAGACAAGCGTTTTGATAAAAACATTGAAGAATGGTTATCCAGCTTTTTTAATGTgaaagtgttccacgattcataACGGTAGCCTGTTTTAATTTTCCAGTCCTCAGGGTTTTCACTTGCATTGGCGTATGTTTTTAGTGGATAATGTGATGATTGGCATATTGCATTTGTATAAACTGccggaaaaaacaaaacaaaaacatagcaCTATAGTGCCGATACTTTACAGAGTCCTGATGACTGTTTAAGTGCCAAGTGGGGTGGATGATATGAAGCAATGTCCAGAGTTTAGTCgcgttgatatcattaactaggCTACTTTGAATAGTTACTTTTATTCATAATCCATTTTTACTAcaattaacacttaaaatggttgttgttgtCCATCTGGATCACTAATTTTGCAAATTTTGCATTGCTTCTTATGGACActggaaccagaaaacagtccagtgGCAATCAGAGATATGATGGCGCCACATAatggttggtcaggaaaactgaTTACTAAGTGTCAGCACTCTTTGAATGCTGCTTGTCCAATAAAATTAGAGGATGTgacattcaaaaatgtaaataaaagtatTGGTGGAGTCATCGACCACTCAAGGACCAAAAACACATATTTGCACTTTTCTTGCAGTGGATACAgctgactgtgtgtgtctgtgtctgtgtgtacagGATGTGGAGGATGGTCTGCGTGTCAGGCAGCAGTCCAGGGCCTGGTGCTGGTGCATGTGTTTGGGTGTGGCCCTTATTCTGTCCGGCGTGGTGGTGGGTGGAGCTTACCTGTACAGGTATTTCTTCGTAGAGGTGAGAAAACGACTTTCAAAATATGTAATACTGCATGAGAATAAAGACTTTTTATATGTTTGAGTGACTAAAATAGTACCAAAATTGTAGTTGTCAATAACTCTTAAAGAGCAATGTGTGTTTTGGTGTTTAATTGTGGAAGAATTTGTATTTTGATGATAATGTTGAGGATTGTCTCTTGGAGGAGAAGATATATTTCTGTGGTGTGAACTACCGTGAGGAGAATTACATGATGCAGGATAGCCATGAGGAAAGTGAGATGGATTTGCCGTCCGTGTTAAAGAGGATTGAAGAGAGAGTGAGGGTTCTGGAGGACGATGGAGTGGAGCTTATTAACATCCCAGTGCCCAAGTTCAGCGACAGCGACCCTGCCGACATCGTTCATGACTTCAACAGGGTGAGAAACCAATGAATCCCAcgagggaacacacacacacaatatcaggAGAGGTTTCAAAGTCAAAAACAGACAGGATATTTAATAGATATGAGACTAACCCAACCCCACCAAATTTGTGCTGGTTTTCCTTCTCTGCTCTCAGAGACTAACAGCCTATCTGGATCTGCGTCTGAACAAATGCTACGTCATTCCGCTCAACACCTCTGTCGTGATGCCGCCCAAAGACTTCTTGGAGCTGCTCGTCAACATCAAGGTAACCATGGCAAACACTGCTTCTTAGAACCAGTTTTATTACGTATCAGTGCAAGTATAGATAATCCAGTacataatattttgtataattgtACAAAATTAACTAATGTCTCCTGCCTAGCCATCAGTAGTCCTTTAAAGTTATTAGATTGCTAAAGTTGCTTTCAAATGTATCCCAAAAATGCTGTTTTGGTAAGCAGTTTGCTAGGCTTTGAAATGTAGACCTATAATATGTATAAGAAAGAGATAAATGtacgtcagccagttgttatcatAACCGTCTGACACGTTATCctacttattacatggctacttgcCGAATAAATGGATTTGAAATATTGAttgagtaatgtttttttttttttaatgcaaaaataaatcattcataaaagagAGCCGTGTAACAAATGTAAGATAATGTAACCCTGGTTGTGTGTGTAGGCTGGAACATACCTGCCACAGTCCTACCTGGTCCGTGAAAAGATGATCGTGACAGGAAAGGTGGAGCATGTGGATCAGCTGGGTTACTTCATCAACGGCCTCTGCAAAGGGAGGGACACCTACAAACTGGAGCGCAGAGAGACTGTTTTTGGTAAACACGCACACTTGTCTTTTAAGGCCCTAGCCAGCACGCTTACAGAGAAGTTCTTCTTTATTTCTTTAGaggtcaaaataattttgaatctGATAAGCAACGACATAccgtttgcaaacattcagacgcTGGCCACATGGGGAGGtgtttagaggtacatttaaatataaggaTGCTCAAGACTACATTTAAAACCTTaattaatatgacattaaaatgtgttatcaatgacttcatgcctcattctatgagcagAATTCACACTGTAAAAGAAGCTGATTTAACTACtcaatgatttaaagtaatatacagttgaagtcagaaattaaCATGCACCTAATCAAATACattaaaactcagtttttcacaattcctgacatttaatcgtagaatacattccctgtcttgggtcagttaggttcactgctttattttaatatgtattattatccCCAGTGGGTCagctgtttacatacactttgttagtatttgatagcattgccttttaTATTGTTTATCTTTGGTCAAACGTTTTGTGGAGCCttgcacaagcttctcacaataagttgcttgaattttggcccattcctccagacagaactggtatgatggagtcaggtttgtagacctccttgctcacacaagctttttcagttgTGCCCACACATTttatattggattgaggtcagagctttgtgatggccactccaatactttgactttgttgtccttaagccattttgccactacTTGGGAgaaatgcttggggtcattgtccatttggaccGAGCTTTAacgtcctggctgatgtcttgagatgttgcttcaatatatccacataattttccttcctcatgatgccatctattttgtgaagtgcactagtccgtcagcaaagcacccccacaacacgatgctgccacccccatgcttcacggctgGGATAGTGTTCTTCGCTTGCTAACAAAAACCCCTTTGTTTTGGGCATATTTTGTTCTAATTGACAtcacatccatttgtttttcgTATGAAGTGTGCAGGGGTCTTTACACTTTTGAGGACCA
Protein-coding sequences here:
- the itm2ba gene encoding integral membrane protein 2Ba isoform X1, with the protein product MVKLAFNSALGQKDVKKEKDEALIPQDVDVEDGLRVRQQSRAWCWCMCLGVALILSGVVVGGAYLYRYFFVEDCLLEEKIYFCGVNYREENYMMQDSHEESEMDLPSVLKRIEERVRVLEDDGVELINIPVPKFSDSDPADIVHDFNRRLTAYLDLRLNKCYVIPLNTSVVMPPKDFLELLVNIKAGTYLPQSYLVREKMIVTGKVEHVDQLGYFINGLCKGRDTYKLERRETVFGIQKREALNCLKIRHFENNFVTETLICEP
- the itm2ba gene encoding integral membrane protein 2Ba isoform X2, translated to MVKLAFNSALGQKDVKKEKDEALIPQDVDVEDGLRVRQQSRAWCWCMCLGVALILSGVVVGGAYLYRYFFVEEKIYFCGVNYREENYMMQDSHEESEMDLPSVLKRIEERVRVLEDDGVELINIPVPKFSDSDPADIVHDFNRRLTAYLDLRLNKCYVIPLNTSVVMPPKDFLELLVNIKAGTYLPQSYLVREKMIVTGKVEHVDQLGYFINGLCKGRDTYKLERRETVFGIQKREALNCLKIRHFENNFVTETLICEP
- the itm2ba gene encoding integral membrane protein 2Ba isoform X3 yields the protein MVKLAFNSALGQKDVKKEKDEALIPQDVDVEDGLRVRQQSRAWCWCMCLGVALILSGVVVGGAYLYRYFFVEKIYFCGVNYREENYMMQDSHEESEMDLPSVLKRIEERVRVLEDDGVELINIPVPKFSDSDPADIVHDFNRRLTAYLDLRLNKCYVIPLNTSVVMPPKDFLELLVNIKAGTYLPQSYLVREKMIVTGKVEHVDQLGYFINGLCKGRDTYKLERRETVFGIQKREALNCLKIRHFENNFVTETLICEP
- the itm2ba gene encoding integral membrane protein 2Ba isoform X4 — encoded protein: MVKLAFNSALGQKDVKKEKDEALIPQDVDVEDGLRVRQQSRAWCWCMCLGVALILSGVVVGGAYLYRYFFVEIYFCGVNYREENYMMQDSHEESEMDLPSVLKRIEERVRVLEDDGVELINIPVPKFSDSDPADIVHDFNRRLTAYLDLRLNKCYVIPLNTSVVMPPKDFLELLVNIKAGTYLPQSYLVREKMIVTGKVEHVDQLGYFINGLCKGRDTYKLERRETVFGIQKREALNCLKIRHFENNFVTETLICEP